In Pseudoxanthobacter soli DSM 19599, a single window of DNA contains:
- the mbfA gene encoding iron exporter MbfA — MSLLSELRLPHHAKRRLDSLSEAEVLAVAIASEDEDNRIYLAYTQALKDEYPATAEMFSRMAAEEAGHRDRLKAMAHEKFGDTLPMIRREDVQGLPWRRPLWLSKPLGIDVVRHQVAAMEEQSERFYKTAAARAGDPAIRELLTRLAQEETRHQDRAESLRDLLLTPEAKSAETEAARRTFVLQMVQPGLAGLMDGSVSTLAPLFAAAFATHDTHSTFVVGLAAAVGAGISMGFAEALSDDGQLSGRGSPWLRGVVCGAMTTIGGLGHTLPYLVPHFLTATLLAIVVVAIELAVIAYIRMRYMDTPLLSAVFQVVVGGVLVFAAGILIGSG; from the coding sequence ATGAGCTTGCTGTCCGAACTCAGACTGCCGCACCACGCCAAGCGCCGGCTGGACAGCCTGAGCGAGGCCGAAGTGCTCGCCGTGGCGATCGCCAGCGAAGACGAGGACAACCGCATCTATCTCGCCTATACGCAGGCGCTGAAAGACGAATATCCCGCGACCGCGGAGATGTTCTCCCGCATGGCGGCCGAGGAAGCCGGTCACCGCGACCGCCTGAAGGCGATGGCGCACGAGAAGTTCGGCGATACCCTGCCGATGATCCGCCGGGAGGACGTGCAGGGCCTGCCGTGGCGGCGGCCGCTGTGGCTGTCGAAGCCGCTCGGCATCGACGTCGTGCGCCATCAGGTCGCCGCGATGGAGGAACAGTCGGAACGGTTCTACAAGACAGCGGCGGCGCGGGCCGGCGATCCGGCGATCCGCGAGTTGCTGACACGCCTCGCCCAGGAGGAAACGCGGCATCAGGACCGCGCCGAGAGCCTGCGCGATCTGCTGCTGACGCCTGAGGCGAAGTCGGCGGAAACCGAGGCGGCACGACGCACCTTCGTGCTGCAGATGGTGCAGCCGGGTCTTGCCGGCCTGATGGACGGCTCGGTCTCGACGCTGGCGCCGCTGTTCGCCGCCGCGTTCGCCACCCACGACACCCACTCGACCTTCGTGGTCGGCCTCGCCGCCGCCGTGGGTGCCGGCATCTCCATGGGCTTCGCCGAGGCGCTGTCGGACGACGGCCAGCTTTCGGGCCGTGGCAGTCCTTGGTTGCGCGGCGTCGTGTGCGGCGCCATGACCACCATCGGCGGCCTGGGCCATACCCTGCCCTATCTGGTGCCGCACTTCCTGACGGCGACCCTACTCGCCATCGTAGTCGTCGCCATCGAACTCGCGGTCATCGCCTATATCCGGATGCGCTACATGGATACGCCGCTTCTCTCGGCGGTGTTCCAGGTGGTAGTCGGCGGCGTGCTCGTGTTCGCGGCGGGGATTCTGATCGGCTCGGGCTGA
- a CDS encoding F0F1 ATP synthase subunit epsilon has protein sequence MAETFTFELVSPERLLFSGEVVSVIAPGAAGEFEILKGHAPFLSTLRPGFVKAKLASGETRSLFVQGGFADAGPVGLTILAESAIPAESLKRETLEASIASFQDALSHAHSDESRYRAETMIAQLREVEAQIS, from the coding sequence ATGGCCGAGACCTTCACCTTCGAGCTCGTCTCGCCCGAGCGCCTGCTGTTCTCCGGCGAGGTCGTCTCGGTGATCGCGCCGGGCGCCGCGGGGGAATTCGAGATCCTGAAGGGCCATGCGCCTTTCCTGTCGACGCTGCGCCCTGGCTTCGTCAAGGCGAAGCTCGCCTCCGGTGAAACCCGCAGCCTGTTCGTGCAGGGCGGTTTCGCCGATGCCGGCCCGGTCGGCCTCACCATTCTGGCCGAGTCCGCCATTCCGGCCGAGAGCCTGAAGCGCGAGACCCTCGAAGCCTCGATCGCGAGCTTCCAGGACGCGCTGTCCCACGCCCACAGCGACGAGAGCCGCTACCGGGCCGAGACCATGATCGCGCAGCTTCGCGAGGTCGAGGCGCAGATCAGCTGA
- the atpD gene encoding F0F1 ATP synthase subunit beta: MTQNVGHIAQVIGAVVDVRFEGALPKILNAIETENRGMRLVLEVAQHLGEDTVRAIAMDTTDGLVRGQEVRDTGGPIAVPVGDGTLGRILNVIGEPVDEAGPVSYDHTRGIHQPAPAYTEQSTEAEILVTGIKVVDLLAPYARGGKIGLFGGAGVGKTVLIQELINNVAKAHGGYSVFAGVGERTREGNDLYHEMIESGVNKHGGGEGSKCALVFGQMNEPPGARARVALTGLTIAEDFRDRGQDVLFFVDNIFRFTQAGSEVSALLGRIPSAVGYQPTLATDMGALQERITTTTKGSITSVQAIYVPADDLTDPAPAASFAHLDATTVLNRAISEKGIYPAVDPLDSTSRMLDPRIVGDEHYQTARRVQEILQRYKSLQDIIAILGMDELSEEDKLTVARARRIERFLSQPFHVAEVFTGSPGVFVDIADTIKGFKGLCEGKYDHLPEAAFYMVGTIEAAVEKAAKLAAKAA, from the coding sequence ATGACGCAGAATGTCGGACACATCGCCCAGGTCATCGGCGCCGTCGTGGACGTGCGCTTCGAGGGGGCGCTGCCGAAGATCCTGAACGCCATCGAGACCGAGAACCGCGGTATGCGGCTCGTGCTCGAAGTGGCCCAGCATCTCGGTGAGGACACCGTCCGCGCCATCGCCATGGACACCACGGACGGTCTCGTCCGCGGCCAGGAAGTGCGCGACACCGGCGGCCCGATCGCGGTGCCGGTGGGTGACGGCACCCTCGGCCGCATCCTGAACGTGATCGGCGAGCCGGTCGACGAGGCCGGCCCGGTCTCCTACGATCACACCCGCGGCATCCATCAGCCCGCTCCGGCCTATACCGAGCAGTCGACCGAGGCTGAAATCCTCGTCACCGGCATCAAGGTCGTCGACCTGCTCGCGCCCTATGCCCGCGGCGGCAAGATCGGCCTGTTCGGCGGCGCCGGCGTCGGCAAGACCGTGCTGATCCAGGAGCTCATCAACAACGTCGCGAAGGCCCACGGCGGCTACTCGGTGTTCGCCGGCGTCGGCGAGCGCACCCGCGAGGGCAACGATCTCTATCACGAGATGATCGAGTCCGGCGTGAACAAGCATGGCGGCGGCGAGGGCTCCAAGTGCGCCCTGGTGTTCGGCCAGATGAACGAGCCGCCCGGCGCCCGCGCCCGCGTCGCCCTTACCGGTCTGACGATCGCCGAGGACTTCCGCGATCGCGGCCAGGACGTGCTGTTCTTCGTCGACAATATCTTCCGCTTCACCCAGGCGGGTTCGGAAGTGTCGGCGCTGCTCGGCCGCATTCCTTCGGCGGTGGGCTATCAGCCGACGCTCGCCACCGACATGGGCGCCCTGCAGGAGCGCATCACCACCACCACCAAGGGTTCGATCACCTCGGTGCAGGCCATCTACGTGCCCGCCGACGATCTGACCGACCCGGCGCCTGCCGCCTCGTTCGCCCATCTGGACGCGACCACGGTTCTGAACCGCGCGATCTCCGAGAAGGGCATCTACCCGGCGGTGGATCCGCTCGACTCCACCTCGCGCATGCTCGACCCGCGCATCGTCGGTGACGAGCACTACCAGACCGCCCGCCGCGTGCAGGAAATCCTCCAGCGCTACAAGTCGCTGCAGGACATCATCGCGATCCTGGGCATGGACGAGCTGTCCGAGGAAGACAAGCTGACGGTGGCGCGCGCCCGCCGCATCGAGCGCTTCCTGTCGCAGCCGTTCCACGTCGCCGAGGTGTTCACCGGCTCGCCGGGTGTGTTCGTCGACATCGCGGACACCATCAAGGGCTTCAAGGGCCTTTGCGAAGGCAAGTACGACCACCTGCCGGAAGCCGCCTTCTACATGGTCGGCACCATCGAGGCGGCGGTCGAGAAGGCCGCCAAGCTCGCCGCCAAGGCCGCCTGA
- a CDS encoding F0F1 ATP synthase subunit gamma: MPSLKDLRNRIASVKATQKITKAMQMVAAAKLRRAQEAAEAARPYAERMETVLAGLAANADGGDASPLIVGTGSDAVHLLIVCTAERGLCGGFNASIARLAREHVNRLKAEGKKVRILCVGRKGADILKRDFADLMLQTIEFRSVKAMSFAEAEKVAHKVLTMFEEGDFDVATLFYAQFRSVISQIPTAQQIIPAVIASEGEVPVPAGASAVSEYEPERGEILEDLLPRNIRVQIFKALLENAASEQGARMSAMDNATRNAGDMINRLTLSYNRSRQAIITKELIEIISGAEAL; encoded by the coding sequence ATGCCGAGTCTCAAGGATCTGCGAAACCGCATCGCCTCGGTGAAGGCGACGCAGAAGATCACCAAGGCGATGCAGATGGTCGCCGCGGCGAAGCTGCGTCGCGCCCAGGAAGCCGCGGAAGCCGCCCGCCCCTACGCGGAGCGGATGGAGACGGTTCTGGCCGGTCTCGCTGCCAATGCCGACGGCGGCGATGCCTCGCCGCTGATCGTGGGAACGGGCTCCGACGCCGTTCACCTGTTGATCGTGTGCACCGCGGAACGCGGGCTGTGCGGTGGCTTCAATGCCTCCATCGCCCGCCTCGCCCGCGAGCACGTCAATCGGCTCAAGGCCGAGGGCAAGAAGGTCCGCATTCTGTGCGTCGGCCGCAAGGGCGCCGATATCCTGAAGCGCGACTTCGCCGACCTCATGCTGCAGACCATCGAGTTCCGCTCGGTCAAGGCGATGTCGTTCGCCGAGGCCGAGAAGGTGGCTCACAAGGTTCTGACGATGTTCGAGGAAGGCGATTTCGACGTCGCCACCCTGTTCTACGCGCAGTTCCGATCGGTCATCAGCCAGATCCCGACCGCGCAGCAGATCATCCCCGCGGTGATCGCGAGCGAGGGAGAGGTTCCGGTGCCTGCCGGCGCGTCCGCCGTCAGCGAGTACGAGCCGGAGCGCGGCGAGATCCTCGAAGACCTGCTGCCGCGCAATATCCGCGTGCAGATCTTCAAGGCGCTTCTCGAGAACGCGGCGTCTGAACAGGGCGCGCGCATGAGCGCCATGGACAACGCCACGCGCAACGCGGGCGACATGATCAACCGGCTGACGCTGAGCTACAACCGCTCGCGCCAGGCGATCATCACCAAGGAACTGATCGAGATCATATCGGGCGCCGAGGCGCTCTGA
- the atpA gene encoding F0F1 ATP synthase subunit alpha, producing MDIRAAEISAILKDQIKNFGQEAEVSEVGQVLSVGDGIARVYGLDKVQAGEMVEFPNGIRGMALNLESDNVGVVIFGSDREISEGDTVRRTGTIVDVPVGKGLLGRVVDGLGNPIDGKGPIEYAERRLVDVKAPGIIPRKSVHEPMSTGLKAIDAMIPVGRGQRELIIGDRQTGKTAIILDTFLNQKPLHAGTDEGAKLYCVYVAVGQKRSTVAQFVKALEDAGALEYSIIVAATASDPAPMQFLAPFAGCAMGEYFRDNGMHAVIAYDDLSKQAVAYRQMSLLLRRPPGREAYPGDVFYLHSRLLERAAKLNDTQGAGSLTALPVIETQANDVSAYIPTNVISITDGQIFLETNLFFQGIRPAVNVGLSVSRVGSAAQIKAMKQVAGSIKGELAQYREMAAFAQFGSDLDATTQRLLARGARLTELLKQPQFSPLKTEEQVAVIFAGVNGYLDNLPLNRVRAFEDGLLSFLRTEHKDVLEAIWTKKELNDENRTRLKSAIDAFAKTFAA from the coding sequence ATGGATATCCGGGCCGCGGAAATTTCCGCAATCCTCAAGGATCAGATCAAGAATTTCGGCCAGGAGGCTGAAGTTTCCGAGGTCGGCCAGGTCCTTTCCGTCGGCGACGGCATCGCCCGCGTCTACGGCCTCGACAAGGTCCAGGCCGGCGAGATGGTCGAGTTCCCGAACGGCATCCGCGGGATGGCGCTCAACCTCGAGTCCGACAATGTCGGCGTCGTGATCTTCGGTTCCGACCGCGAGATCTCCGAGGGCGACACCGTGCGCCGCACCGGCACCATCGTGGACGTGCCGGTCGGCAAGGGCCTGCTCGGCCGCGTGGTCGACGGCCTCGGCAACCCGATCGACGGCAAGGGCCCGATCGAGTACGCCGAGCGTCGCCTCGTGGACGTGAAGGCCCCGGGCATCATCCCGCGCAAGTCCGTGCACGAGCCGATGTCGACCGGCCTGAAGGCCATCGACGCCATGATCCCGGTCGGCCGCGGCCAGCGCGAGCTGATCATCGGTGACCGTCAGACCGGCAAGACCGCGATCATCCTCGACACCTTCCTGAACCAGAAGCCGCTTCACGCCGGCACCGACGAGGGCGCCAAGCTCTACTGCGTTTATGTCGCGGTGGGCCAGAAGCGCTCGACGGTCGCCCAGTTCGTGAAGGCGCTGGAAGATGCCGGCGCGCTCGAATACTCGATCATCGTTGCCGCGACCGCTTCCGACCCGGCGCCGATGCAGTTCCTGGCGCCGTTCGCCGGCTGCGCCATGGGCGAGTATTTCCGCGACAACGGCATGCACGCCGTGATCGCCTATGACGACCTTTCCAAGCAGGCCGTCGCCTATCGCCAGATGTCGCTGCTGCTGCGCCGCCCGCCGGGCCGCGAAGCCTATCCCGGCGACGTGTTCTACCTGCACTCCCGCCTGCTGGAGCGCGCCGCGAAGCTGAACGACACCCAGGGCGCCGGTTCGCTCACCGCGCTTCCGGTCATCGAGACCCAGGCCAACGACGTGTCGGCCTACATCCCGACCAACGTGATCTCGATCACCGACGGTCAGATCTTCCTCGAGACCAACCTGTTCTTCCAGGGCATCCGCCCGGCGGTGAACGTCGGCCTCTCGGTTTCGCGCGTCGGTTCCGCCGCGCAGATCAAGGCGATGAAGCAGGTCGCGGGCTCGATCAAGGGCGAGCTCGCCCAGTACCGTGAAATGGCGGCGTTCGCCCAGTTCGGTTCGGACCTCGACGCCACCACCCAGCGTCTGCTGGCCCGTGGCGCGCGCCTGACCGAGCTTCTGAAGCAGCCGCAGTTCTCGCCGCTGAAGACCGAAGAGCAGGTCGCCGTGATCTTCGCCGGCGTGAACGGCTATCTCGACAACCTGCCGCTCAACCGGGTTCGCGCCTTCGAGGACGGGCTCCTCTCGTTCCTGCGCACCGAGCACAAGGACGTGCTCGAGGCGATCTGGACGAAGAAGGAGCTGAACGACGAGAACCGGACGCGCCTCAAGTCGGCGATCGACGCTTTCGCGAAGACCTTCGCGGCCTGA
- a CDS encoding F0F1 ATP synthase subunit delta, whose product MTDKDSLVSGVARRYATALFELASEAGAIEATEAGLNQFMALVDESADLRRLIESPVFSSDEQVAGVTAVLGAAGIGGIAANFIKLVARNRRLFLAPSMVRAYRALTAAARGETVAEVTSAEPLSSSHVEALKAALGEATGRKIILETSVDPALIGGLVVKLGSRMIDTSLRTKLNSLKLAMKEVG is encoded by the coding sequence GTGACCGACAAGGATTCCCTCGTTTCAGGGGTTGCCCGGCGTTATGCCACCGCTCTGTTCGAGCTGGCGAGCGAAGCGGGCGCGATCGAGGCGACCGAGGCCGGTCTGAACCAGTTCATGGCGCTCGTCGACGAAAGCGCCGACCTGCGCCGGCTGATCGAGAGCCCTGTGTTCTCCTCCGACGAGCAGGTGGCCGGCGTGACGGCAGTGCTCGGCGCGGCCGGCATCGGCGGGATCGCCGCGAACTTCATCAAGCTCGTCGCCCGTAACCGGCGACTGTTCCTGGCGCCGTCGATGGTGCGTGCCTATCGCGCGCTGACGGCCGCCGCTCGCGGCGAGACGGTGGCGGAAGTGACTTCCGCCGAGCCGCTCTCGTCTTCCCATGTCGAGGCGCTGAAGGCCGCTCTCGGCGAGGCCACCGGACGCAAGATCATCCTGGAGACCAGTGTTGATCCGGCGCTCATCGGCGGGCTCGTCGTCAAGCTTGGTTCGCGCATGATCGACACCTCCCTGCGCACCAAGCTCAATTCTCTCAAGCTTGCGATGAAAGAGGTCGGCTGA
- a CDS encoding primosomal protein N' translates to MTAVVSVLVPVALGDCYSYVAPRELAPGTIVRVPFGPREVVGAVWDDAPDTGRSPAKLKAISHVFDAPPPGAPLLDADMRRFVEWVARWTLAPRGMVLRMVLRVPEALDPEPTRPGVALAGAPPERMTPARTRVMALLEGGLSWTKAGLAETAGVSPSVIDGLVSAGTLAAVELPPPTAAARPDPDFHHPDLTGDQSAAADQLRAAVARDAASVLLLDGVTGSGKTEVFLEAVAATVAAGKQALIMMPEIALTHSVIARFERRFAARPAEWHSAVPPAQRARVWRGAAAGDVRIVVGARSALFLPFRELGLIVVDEEHDNAYKQDDRVPYNARDMAVVRGHIGRFPVVLASATPSIESRVNADQGRYAHVILSDRVPGASLPDVRAVDLRQSRPEKGRWLAPPLVAAVGEALGRGEQALLFLNRRGYAPLTVCGACGHRFSCPDCSAWLVDHRLRGRLACHHCGHTEPRPEACPACGALDSLVACGPGVERIAEEAQALFPEARSIILSSDIGGGTERIRRELQLVADGAFDLIVGTQLVAKGHTFPRLKLVGVVDADLGLMNGDLRAAERTFQLLAQVTGRAGRMGGGGSGLLQTHAPDHPVIRAIVSGDREAFYRTEIAERMATGLPPFGRLAAIIISGPDRAETEAHARAFARSAPSGEGIDMLGPAEAPLAILRGRHRFRLLIRSPRTVDIQAYLRAWLAAAPPARGGVRVMIDVDPQSFV, encoded by the coding sequence ATGACTGCCGTCGTCTCCGTGCTCGTCCCCGTCGCCCTCGGCGACTGCTATTCTTATGTGGCCCCGCGCGAGCTGGCGCCAGGAACCATCGTGCGCGTGCCGTTCGGCCCCCGTGAGGTCGTCGGCGCCGTCTGGGACGACGCGCCGGACACCGGCAGGTCCCCCGCGAAGCTGAAGGCGATCTCGCATGTGTTCGATGCGCCGCCTCCCGGCGCGCCGCTGCTCGACGCCGACATGCGCCGATTCGTCGAATGGGTGGCGCGCTGGACGCTGGCACCGCGCGGCATGGTGCTGCGCATGGTGTTGCGCGTGCCCGAGGCGCTCGACCCGGAGCCGACGCGGCCGGGCGTCGCTCTTGCCGGCGCGCCTCCGGAGAGGATGACGCCGGCCCGCACCCGGGTGATGGCTCTGCTGGAAGGCGGCCTGTCGTGGACGAAGGCGGGCCTCGCCGAAACCGCTGGCGTCAGCCCCTCGGTGATCGACGGGCTTGTCAGTGCCGGCACCCTTGCCGCCGTCGAACTGCCGCCACCGACCGCCGCTGCCCGGCCCGATCCCGACTTCCACCACCCGGACCTCACCGGCGACCAGAGCGCCGCGGCCGACCAGCTCAGGGCGGCCGTCGCCCGCGACGCTGCTTCCGTGCTGCTGCTCGACGGCGTCACCGGCTCGGGAAAGACGGAGGTCTTCCTGGAAGCCGTCGCCGCGACCGTCGCCGCCGGCAAGCAGGCCCTGATCATGATGCCGGAGATCGCGCTGACCCATAGCGTCATCGCGCGATTCGAGCGGCGCTTCGCGGCGCGGCCGGCGGAATGGCACTCCGCCGTGCCGCCGGCGCAGCGTGCGCGGGTGTGGCGCGGCGCGGCGGCTGGCGACGTCCGGATCGTCGTAGGCGCGCGCTCCGCGCTCTTTCTGCCGTTCCGGGAACTCGGGCTCATCGTCGTCGATGAAGAGCACGACAATGCCTACAAGCAGGATGACCGCGTTCCTTACAATGCCCGCGACATGGCCGTGGTCCGCGGCCATATCGGCCGCTTCCCCGTGGTGCTGGCATCGGCGACGCCGTCGATCGAAAGCCGCGTCAACGCCGACCAGGGCCGCTATGCCCACGTGATTCTCTCCGACCGGGTGCCGGGCGCCAGCCTGCCGGACGTGCGCGCCGTCGATCTGCGCCAGAGCCGGCCGGAAAAGGGGCGCTGGCTGGCGCCGCCGCTGGTGGCGGCCGTCGGCGAGGCGCTGGGACGGGGCGAACAGGCACTTCTTTTCCTGAACCGTCGCGGCTACGCGCCGCTGACGGTGTGCGGGGCCTGCGGCCACCGCTTCTCGTGTCCGGACTGCTCGGCCTGGCTGGTGGACCATCGCCTGCGCGGCCGGCTCGCCTGCCACCATTGCGGTCACACCGAACCCCGTCCGGAAGCCTGCCCCGCCTGCGGCGCGCTCGACAGCCTCGTCGCCTGCGGGCCCGGGGTGGAACGCATCGCCGAAGAAGCCCAGGCGCTCTTTCCGGAGGCGCGCAGCATCATCCTGTCATCCGACATCGGCGGCGGCACCGAACGAATCCGGCGCGAGTTGCAGCTCGTCGCCGACGGCGCGTTCGACCTCATCGTCGGCACCCAGCTCGTCGCGAAGGGGCACACATTTCCGCGATTGAAACTCGTCGGCGTGGTCGATGCGGACCTCGGCCTGATGAACGGTGACCTGCGCGCGGCCGAACGCACCTTCCAATTGTTGGCCCAGGTGACCGGACGCGCGGGCCGCATGGGCGGCGGCGGCAGCGGTCTTCTGCAGACCCACGCGCCCGACCATCCGGTGATCCGCGCCATCGTCTCCGGCGACCGCGAGGCGTTCTACCGGACAGAGATCGCCGAGCGGATGGCGACCGGCCTGCCACCGTTCGGGCGGCTCGCGGCCATCATCATCTCCGGCCCGGATCGCGCGGAAACCGAGGCGCATGCCCGCGCATTCGCCCGTTCCGCGCCCTCCGGCGAGGGAATCGACATGCTCGGCCCCGCCGAAGCCCCGCTCGCGATCCTGCGCGGGCGCCATCGTTTTCGGCTTCTGATCCGCTCGCCGCGGACCGTCGACATCCAGGCCTATCTCCGGGCCTGGCTCGCCGCGGCACCGCCCGCACGCGGCGGCGTGCGCGTGATGATCGACGTGGATCCCCAAAGCTTCGTTTGA
- a CDS encoding DUF1127 domain-containing protein has protein sequence MFDTIVNRYRSWKKYRETYDQLMQLNNRELDDLGINRSEIPSIARRAVR, from the coding sequence ATGTTCGACACGATTGTGAACCGTTACCGCTCTTGGAAGAAGTATCGCGAGACTTATGATCAGCTGATGCAGCTGAACAATCGCGAACTCGACGACCTCGGCATCAACCGTTCGGAAATCCCGTCGATCGCGCGTCGCGCGGTCCGCTAA